A genomic region of Gemmata massiliana contains the following coding sequences:
- a CDS encoding cofactor-independent phosphoglycerate mutase translates to MKYVIVIPDGCADEPVAELGNLTPLQAAKLPNMDRVAKNGVVGLSNNVPPSLTPASDVATLSLFGYDPLRFYTGRAPLETAAMGIHLGPNDWAIRCNLVYVPDGHMRDFTAGHISSEDGAPLIKALQHELGGMEIAGGTLEFHPGVQYRNILVWRSNSDASPLNGTKAQAPHDIPDKPVADYLPQGPGAEMLISLMEASKPILAAHPVNAKRIAEGKKPATQVWLWGHGKAPRMEPFAQLYGGRGAIISAVDLVRGVGVLVGWHRIDVPGATGYLDTNYANKGKYAIEALGAFDLVCVHVEAPDEASHEGKAGEKVKALERIDEHIVGPLLDALPQYGEYRILVEPDHRTTLATRAHAHGAVAFAACGTGITPNAADRYDEPTAAQTGLSFDPGWHLMKWWLGR, encoded by the coding sequence ATGAAATACGTCATCGTCATTCCCGACGGCTGCGCGGACGAACCGGTTGCGGAACTCGGCAACCTCACTCCTCTCCAGGCGGCGAAGCTGCCGAACATGGACCGCGTCGCCAAGAACGGCGTGGTGGGGCTGTCGAACAACGTGCCGCCGTCGCTCACGCCCGCGTCGGACGTGGCCACGCTGTCGCTGTTCGGCTACGACCCGCTGCGGTTCTACACCGGGCGCGCGCCGCTCGAAACCGCCGCGATGGGCATCCACCTCGGACCCAACGATTGGGCCATTCGCTGCAACCTTGTGTACGTACCCGACGGCCACATGCGGGACTTCACCGCGGGTCACATTTCGAGCGAGGACGGCGCGCCGCTCATCAAGGCGCTCCAGCACGAACTCGGCGGAATGGAGATCGCCGGCGGAACGCTCGAATTCCACCCCGGCGTGCAGTACCGCAACATCCTTGTTTGGCGCTCCAATTCGGATGCGTCCCCGCTGAACGGCACGAAAGCGCAAGCCCCACACGACATCCCCGATAAGCCGGTCGCGGACTACCTCCCGCAAGGGCCGGGGGCCGAAATGCTCATCTCGCTCATGGAAGCGAGCAAGCCGATTCTGGCCGCGCACCCGGTGAACGCGAAGCGCATCGCGGAGGGGAAGAAGCCGGCCACGCAGGTGTGGCTCTGGGGCCACGGCAAGGCGCCGCGCATGGAGCCGTTCGCACAACTGTACGGCGGGCGCGGGGCGATCATCTCCGCGGTGGACCTTGTCCGCGGGGTCGGGGTGCTCGTCGGCTGGCACCGCATCGACGTGCCCGGCGCGACTGGGTACCTCGACACGAACTACGCGAACAAGGGCAAGTACGCGATCGAGGCGCTCGGCGCGTTCGATCTCGTGTGCGTTCATGTCGAGGCACCGGACGAAGCCTCGCACGAGGGTAAGGCCGGTGAGAAGGTGAAGGCGCTGGAGCGCATCGACGAACACATCGTCGGCCCGCTGCTCGACGCCCTCCCGCAATACGGCGAGTACCGCATTCTGGTGGAACCGGACCACCGCACCACGCTCGCGACTCGGGCACACGCGCACGGCGCGGTCGCGTTCGCCGCGTGCGGGACCGGCATCACTCCGAACGCCGCGGATCGGTACGACGAGCCAACGGCGGCGCAAACCGGTCTGAGCTTCGATCCGGGCTGGCACCTGATGAAGTGGTGGTTGGGTCGATAG
- a CDS encoding sigma-70 family RNA polymerase sigma factor — protein MSQKTLLHTLSTTLGLTDTAPDAELLQRFAEVGDQTAFELVVRRHAELVWGVCRAVLPGDTHTAEDAFQATFLVLARKAASIRDGSAAGWLFRVARNAAVRARTRTARRTGEILPDALACTGAPVEEEVGRQEVAPVVAEEVNRLGSALREPVVLCFFEGHTHAEAANRLGWPIGTVASRLARAKDVLRDRLTRRGVALPAAGLAAVFASTSAPAVPLVRSALAIATGPVNHVSPTVLSLTHGVLSAMRFTKLKTIAALVTVAIGLTTALAAVPRHSGEPAADASPRSTSRPAPVPKAPPNAKELEAKDLKALEGQWRAVKLNTEKELTETELASARFIFVGSDLTVRSTNENEHFKVALVPTESPRGIDLTLKNDERSAGKVIHGIYELKGDALTICIRHFASEDQTRPTEFKPEQGSLLFVLERVKDEKEELKALAGEWKGVSINSSGKELPKAEAEGGKWTIKGAEITVTSEGDPEGKMTIKLDPHATPPTIDLTVTVGVGDEKGNVLKGIYFRQGDKLTICFTDLKKKDSVRPTELKPGAGVALVVFERAPKK, from the coding sequence ATGTCGCAAAAAACGCTCCTTCACACGCTTTCTACCACTCTCGGGTTGACCGATACCGCCCCGGACGCGGAACTGCTCCAGCGTTTCGCGGAGGTCGGCGACCAGACGGCCTTTGAGCTGGTCGTTCGTCGGCACGCCGAGTTGGTGTGGGGCGTGTGCCGGGCCGTGCTGCCCGGTGACACGCACACCGCGGAAGATGCGTTCCAGGCGACGTTCCTCGTTCTCGCCCGGAAAGCCGCATCGATCCGCGACGGTTCGGCCGCCGGATGGCTGTTCCGCGTCGCCCGGAACGCGGCCGTTCGCGCCCGCACACGGACAGCCCGGCGCACGGGTGAAATACTCCCGGACGCGCTTGCGTGTACGGGGGCGCCTGTTGAGGAAGAAGTGGGGCGGCAGGAGGTCGCGCCGGTCGTCGCGGAAGAAGTGAACCGGCTCGGATCGGCGCTTCGTGAACCGGTCGTGCTGTGCTTCTTCGAGGGGCACACGCACGCGGAGGCCGCAAATCGACTCGGGTGGCCGATCGGCACGGTCGCGAGCCGGCTCGCTCGCGCGAAGGATGTGCTCCGCGACCGGCTCACGCGCCGCGGAGTCGCGCTTCCCGCCGCGGGATTGGCCGCGGTCTTCGCTTCCACCTCGGCGCCGGCCGTCCCGCTCGTTCGGTCTGCACTCGCGATTGCCACCGGCCCGGTGAATCACGTTTCACCGACCGTTCTTTCCCTCACACACGGAGTGCTTTCCGCCATGCGATTCACAAAGCTCAAAACTATCGCCGCCCTCGTTACGGTCGCCATCGGACTAACGACCGCGCTCGCGGCGGTCCCTCGGCACTCGGGTGAACCAGCCGCCGATGCGTCCCCGCGCTCGACCTCGCGCCCGGCGCCAGTCCCGAAAGCACCGCCGAACGCGAAGGAACTGGAGGCCAAAGACCTCAAGGCACTCGAAGGTCAATGGCGGGCTGTGAAATTGAACACGGAGAAGGAACTCACAGAAACTGAGTTGGCCTCAGCACGATTCATCTTTGTCGGAAGCGACCTCACGGTTCGCTCGACGAACGAAAACGAACACTTCAAGGTGGCACTGGTGCCGACCGAGTCCCCGCGCGGCATCGATTTGACGCTCAAGAACGACGAACGCAGCGCCGGTAAGGTCATACACGGCATCTACGAACTAAAAGGCGACGCCCTCACGATCTGTATTCGCCACTTCGCGAGCGAGGATCAAACCCGGCCGACTGAATTTAAGCCGGAACAAGGCTCGCTACTTTTCGTGCTCGAACGGGTCAAGGACGAGAAGGAAGAACTGAAAGCGCTCGCCGGCGAGTGGAAGGGTGTGAGCATCAACTCTTCGGGGAAGGAACTGCCAAAAGCCGAAGCCGAGGGCGGAAAGTGGACCATCAAGGGAGCGGAAATCACAGTTACCTCTGAGGGTGACCCGGAGGGGAAGATGACAATCAAGCTCGACCCCCACGCGACCCCGCCAACAATCGACCTCACGGTTACCGTGGGCGTGGGCGATGAGAAAGGGAACGTGCTCAAAGGCATCTATTTCCGACAGGGCGACAAGCTCACGATCTGCTTCACCGACCTGAAGAAGAAGGACTCCGTTCGCCCGACCGAACTGAAACCGGGCGCCGGAGTAGCGCTCGTCGTCTTCGAGCGTGCTCCCAAGAAATGA
- a CDS encoding DUF1559 family PulG-like putative transporter, protein MQRRYVVVIVALLIVAGAGGLLVTGVCRVRELAARMNCMSHLKQWAFALHNSADTFPVERNEKQVSAFLSGTIPNADLPPEQRLSWLVSALPYMEQSHVFLQIDSTRGAGDPRNQRPIENRFEHLICPSSGEYDRSSRTWKSAGPLTHYVGVAGVGADAAALPLGHPKAGVFGYDRRTAIPNDIPDGTSNTLLLIETSQNPGHWAFGGPATVRGLVPESAPYLGDDRPFGGWHGNHTVWSSKKSHYCIVALADGAVHSLTNATAPEILEALATVAGKESLPANW, encoded by the coding sequence ATGCAGCGCCGGTACGTTGTCGTGATTGTCGCGCTCCTCATTGTCGCGGGCGCCGGTGGCCTGTTGGTCACCGGCGTTTGCCGCGTGCGCGAATTGGCCGCACGAATGAACTGCATGAGTCACCTCAAGCAGTGGGCGTTCGCCCTCCACAACTCTGCTGACACATTTCCAGTTGAGCGGAACGAGAAACAGGTCAGCGCGTTTTTGTCCGGAACCATTCCCAACGCCGACCTGCCTCCCGAACAGCGACTGAGTTGGCTCGTATCGGCTCTGCCGTACATGGAACAGAGTCACGTCTTCCTGCAAATCGACTCGACACGCGGAGCGGGCGACCCGCGCAACCAGCGCCCCATTGAGAACCGCTTTGAGCACCTCATTTGCCCGTCTTCAGGAGAGTACGACCGCAGTTCACGCACGTGGAAGTCGGCAGGGCCGCTCACGCACTACGTAGGCGTAGCGGGCGTCGGCGCGGACGCTGCGGCATTGCCTCTTGGTCATCCCAAGGCGGGTGTGTTCGGCTACGATCGCCGCACCGCAATACCAAACGACATTCCCGATGGCACGTCCAACACCCTGTTGCTCATCGAGACCTCCCAGAATCCCGGGCACTGGGCTTTTGGCGGTCCTGCAACTGTCCGCGGGCTCGTGCCGGAATCTGCGCCTTACCTCGGGGACGATCGGCCGTTCGGGGGTTGGCACGGCAACCATACGGTGTGGTCCAGTAAGAAATCGCATTACTGTATCGTTGCACTGGCGGACGGGGCAGTGCACTCGCTCACCAACGCGACCGCACCCGAGATACTGGAAGCACTCGCCACGGTCGCGGGCAAAGAATCGCTCCCGGCAAATTGGTAA
- a CDS encoding PadR family transcriptional regulator has product MSAEFLANWTTQMRKGLLELCVLASLKGKDRRMYGYDIVKRLSAIDGLVMGEGTIYPILSRFKKEGLVETTLAESPEGPARKYYQLTDRGQHLLGQMLTAWAEVRDGIEAVTVAESLS; this is encoded by the coding sequence ATGAGTGCTGAATTCCTTGCGAACTGGACCACGCAGATGCGGAAGGGGCTGCTGGAACTGTGCGTTCTGGCCTCCCTGAAGGGCAAAGACCGGCGAATGTACGGCTACGACATCGTGAAACGGCTCTCGGCGATCGACGGGCTGGTGATGGGCGAAGGCACCATCTACCCGATCCTGAGCCGGTTCAAGAAGGAGGGGCTCGTGGAGACGACGCTGGCCGAGTCGCCCGAGGGACCGGCGCGAAAGTATTACCAACTCACGGACCGCGGTCAGCACCTTCTGGGGCAAATGCTGACCGCGTGGGCAGAAGTTCGAGACGGCATCGAGGCAGTTACTGTCGCGGAGTCACTTTCATGA
- a CDS encoding DNA-3-methyladenine glycosylase family protein: MSTSFYKKVRKHLSGNCPVMKQIIDRVGPCTLTPNGDDPFTLLVRCIISQQISTKAARSIYERLAATLNGPPTNGADQEKRAALTIPLAKLAKFTEAKYKECGISGPKQRTMRAVIDHVKANPELLPSIPDLDDNDIREQLTVIKGVGPWTVDMYLLFGLGRPDVLAVGDYGIKVAVKNQFNLRKLPDAAKMTKLAKPWEPYRSVASWYLWRSLELKADDE, translated from the coding sequence GTGCGGAAGCACCTCTCGGGCAATTGCCCGGTCATGAAGCAAATCATTGACCGTGTTGGGCCGTGTACACTCACCCCCAACGGGGACGATCCGTTCACGCTGCTCGTGCGGTGCATCATCTCGCAACAAATCTCGACCAAAGCCGCCCGGTCGATCTACGAACGACTCGCCGCCACGCTCAACGGTCCTCCTACTAACGGTGCTGACCAGGAGAAGCGCGCGGCACTGACGATCCCGCTGGCAAAGCTGGCGAAGTTCACCGAGGCGAAATACAAGGAATGCGGCATCTCCGGGCCGAAGCAGCGGACCATGCGCGCGGTCATCGATCACGTGAAAGCCAACCCCGAGCTGCTGCCGAGCATCCCCGACCTCGACGACAACGACATTCGCGAACAACTGACGGTTATCAAGGGCGTCGGTCCGTGGACCGTCGACATGTACTTGCTCTTCGGCTTGGGGCGCCCGGACGTACTGGCGGTCGGCGACTACGGAATCAAGGTGGCGGTGAAGAACCAGTTCAACCTCCGCAAGTTGCCCGACGCGGCAAAGATGACCAAGCTCGCGAAGCCGTGGGAACCGTACCGCAGCGTCGCGTCGTGGTATCTCTGGCGGAGTCTGGAATTGAAAGCGGACGACGAATGA
- a CDS encoding MBL fold metallo-hydrolase, with the protein MSRLFVAIGCFALLFSSLVVVPAPVAMGQEKEQAIKIRWFGQSFFQIESAEGRKIAIDPHAIPAFGRQSTTAEFILISHSHDDHALIDMVEKEKKEDQFKEGDILRGVVEPKPGKQEWKTIDEKRGSIRVRTVATYHDTMNGMQRGKNSIWVIEMNGLVICHLGDLGHELSPEQVKAIGKVDVLMVPVGGIYTINGEQAQNVMKQLKPRLYTLPMHYGIVGYDELAGPEEFLDGIKKEDIKKFPETNEIVIPVNLKLDSPQIAILNWRKEEPKKEEPKKPDPKKPDPKKK; encoded by the coding sequence ATGAGCCGGCTGTTCGTCGCGATCGGTTGTTTCGCCCTCTTGTTCTCCTCGCTCGTCGTAGTGCCCGCTCCGGTCGCTATGGGGCAAGAGAAAGAGCAGGCGATCAAGATCCGGTGGTTCGGGCAGTCGTTCTTCCAGATCGAATCGGCCGAGGGGCGGAAGATCGCGATCGACCCGCACGCGATCCCGGCGTTCGGGCGCCAGTCGACCACCGCCGAGTTCATCCTCATCAGCCACTCGCACGACGACCACGCGCTCATCGACATGGTTGAAAAGGAGAAGAAAGAGGACCAGTTCAAGGAGGGGGACATCCTCCGCGGGGTAGTCGAGCCGAAGCCGGGCAAGCAGGAGTGGAAGACGATCGACGAGAAGCGCGGGAGCATCCGCGTGCGCACCGTCGCGACCTACCACGACACCATGAACGGGATGCAGCGCGGCAAGAACAGCATCTGGGTCATCGAGATGAACGGGCTCGTGATCTGCCACCTCGGGGACTTGGGACACGAACTCTCGCCCGAACAGGTGAAAGCGATCGGTAAGGTCGACGTGCTGATGGTACCCGTGGGCGGCATCTACACGATCAACGGCGAACAAGCGCAGAACGTGATGAAGCAACTCAAGCCGCGCCTGTACACGCTCCCGATGCACTACGGCATCGTGGGCTACGACGAACTCGCCGGTCCCGAAGAGTTCCTCGACGGAATCAAGAAGGAAGACATCAAGAAGTTCCCCGAGACGAACGAAATCGTTATCCCGGTGAACCTGAAACTGGACTCGCCCCAAATCGCGATCCTCAACTGGCGGAAGGAAGAGCCGAAAAAAGAGGAACCGAAGAAGCCAGATCCGAAGAAGCCGGACCCGAAGAAGAAGTAA